A region of Lacinutrix sp. Hel_I_90 DNA encodes the following proteins:
- a CDS encoding PLP-dependent aspartate aminotransferase family protein, with translation MSSKHIETEAIRIQTERSQFLEHSTPLYLTSSYLFEDAEDMRASFADEKQRNIYSRYSNPNSTEFIDKICKMEGAEGGYAFASGMSAVFSTFAALLNAGDHIVSSRSIFGSTQTLCKNILPKWNISTSYFKITEIDLIESLIQPNTKFIYAESPTNPTVDILDLERLGQIAKKHQLLLIIDNCFATPYLQQPMAFGADLVIHSATKLIDGQGRVLGGVTVGKADLIKQIYLFSRNTGPALSPFNAWVLSKSLETLAVRVDRHCENALNVAEFLESQPNVKFVKYPFLKSHPQYALAKKQMKAGGNVVAFEIEGGIEAGRNFLNAIKLLSLSANLGDTRTIVTHPASTTHAKVSEEERADAGITPGLVRISVGLEHIEDIINDINQALNNGKY, from the coding sequence ATGAGCAGTAAACATATAGAAACAGAAGCGATACGAATACAAACTGAGCGGTCTCAGTTTTTAGAACACTCCACACCATTATATCTTACCTCAAGTTATCTTTTTGAAGATGCTGAAGATATGCGTGCTTCCTTTGCCGATGAAAAGCAGCGTAATATTTATAGCAGGTATTCTAATCCAAATAGCACAGAATTTATAGATAAAATCTGTAAAATGGAAGGTGCAGAAGGTGGTTATGCTTTTGCAAGTGGTATGTCTGCGGTCTTTTCTACATTTGCGGCTTTACTTAATGCAGGCGATCATATTGTGTCTTCACGGAGTATTTTTGGTTCTACACAAACCCTATGTAAAAATATTTTACCAAAATGGAACATCTCCACTAGTTATTTTAAAATTACTGAAATAGACCTAATAGAAAGTCTCATTCAGCCCAACACGAAATTCATTTATGCCGAAAGCCCTACAAATCCAACCGTTGATATTTTAGATTTAGAACGATTGGGTCAAATCGCGAAAAAACACCAGCTGCTTTTAATAATAGACAATTGTTTTGCGACACCCTATCTTCAACAACCCATGGCATTTGGAGCAGATTTAGTCATCCATTCTGCAACAAAATTAATCGATGGACAAGGTCGCGTACTAGGTGGTGTCACTGTAGGAAAAGCAGATTTGATTAAACAAATCTATTTGTTTTCCAGAAATACGGGCCCAGCATTATCTCCTTTTAATGCCTGGGTGTTATCTAAAAGTTTAGAAACCTTAGCGGTAAGAGTGGATAGACATTGTGAAAATGCGCTAAACGTCGCTGAGTTTTTAGAAAGTCAACCTAACGTTAAATTCGTAAAGTACCCTTTTTTAAAATCACACCCACAATACGCATTGGCAAAAAAGCAAATGAAAGCAGGAGGTAATGTTGTCGCTTTCGAAATTGAAGGCGGTATAGAGGCGGGCCGCAATTTTTTAAATGCGATCAAACTATTATCGTTGTCGGCAAACTTAGGCGATACCAGAACAATTGTGACGCATCCAGCCTCTACAACACATGCAAAAGTATCTGAAGAGGAAAGAGCCGATGCTGGTATTACTCCTGGTTTGGTACGCATTTCTGTTGGATTGGAGCATATAGAAGATATTATTAATGATATAAACCAAGCACTAAATAATGGCAAGTATTAA
- a CDS encoding homocysteine S-methyltransferase family protein has protein sequence MASIKDEIQKRILVLDGAMGTMLQQYNFSEADFRGERFKAYPSSLKGNNDLLSLTQPSAIADIHRKYFEAGADIVETNTFSGTTIAMADYNMEDLVYELNYESAKIAKQVAQEFTNKEPNKPRFVAGSIGPTNRTASLSPDVNRPEYRAITFEALRKAYKQQVEALIDGGVDVLLVETIFDTLNAKAALFAIEEVKEERDLNIPIMISGTITDASGRTLSGQTVEAFLTSISHIELLSVGFNCALGAQQLQPYLKRLAHETKFYTSAHPNAGLPNAFGEYDESPKEMQGYIEAYLKDDLINIIGGCCGTSPEHIKAIAEVVKKYKPRQLVVSY, from the coding sequence ATGGCAAGTATTAAAGATGAAATACAAAAAAGAATTCTCGTGCTAGATGGGGCTATGGGTACCATGCTTCAGCAGTACAATTTTTCTGAAGCCGATTTTCGTGGTGAACGTTTTAAAGCATATCCTTCATCCTTAAAAGGTAATAACGACTTATTGTCGCTTACACAGCCTAGCGCGATAGCCGACATACATCGTAAGTATTTTGAAGCAGGAGCAGATATCGTAGAAACGAATACCTTTTCAGGAACAACGATTGCGATGGCAGACTATAACATGGAAGATCTGGTGTACGAACTCAATTATGAATCGGCTAAAATAGCAAAGCAAGTTGCTCAGGAATTTACGAATAAAGAACCTAATAAACCACGTTTTGTAGCGGGGAGTATTGGGCCAACGAACAGAACGGCAAGTTTATCGCCAGATGTTAATAGGCCAGAATATCGTGCCATAACTTTTGAGGCATTAAGGAAAGCCTACAAACAACAAGTAGAGGCATTAATTGATGGCGGAGTAGATGTGTTGCTAGTAGAAACAATTTTCGATACGCTAAATGCAAAAGCAGCATTATTTGCAATAGAAGAAGTTAAAGAAGAACGCGATTTAAACATTCCAATTATGATTTCTGGAACGATTACAGACGCTTCGGGACGGACATTATCAGGCCAAACGGTGGAAGCCTTTTTAACGTCAATTTCCCATATCGAATTATTGAGTGTTGGTTTTAATTGTGCGCTTGGCGCGCAGCAATTACAACCGTATTTAAAACGCTTGGCACACGAAACAAAATTTTACACTTCGGCACATCCTAATGCAGGCTTACCAAATGCTTTTGGTGAATACGATGAGTCGCCAAAAGAAATGCAAGGCTATATAGAAGCTTATCTTAAAGACGATTTAATAAATATTATTGGAGGCTGTTGCGGTACAAGTCCTGAGCATATTAAAGCCATTGCTGAAGTAGTAAAAAAATATAAACCAAGACAATTAGTTGTTAGTTATTAG